One region of Bosea sp. 29B genomic DNA includes:
- a CDS encoding polyprenyl synthetase family protein, with translation MEPLVGLTRADMERVNAMILSRTGSEVTMIPEVANHLISSGGKRLRPMLTLATAALCGYRGEGHVKLAASVEFMHTATLLHDDVVDESDMRRGKAAARMLWGNEASVLVGDFLLGQAFKMMVEVGSLRALDILSTAAAVIAEGEVMQLAAAKNTETTEDEYLAVIRGKTAELFAAACEVGPVIAGSSKGEAAACRSYGLNLGIAFQLVDDALDYGGSAGQLGKNVGDDFREGKITLPVVLSFRRGNEEERAFWRRTLQEGQVRESDLADAQALMRKHSALADTIERARHYAKMAKDALGLYPSSPMKQALNDAVDFCVARAH, from the coding sequence ATCGAGCCGCTGGTCGGGCTGACGCGCGCCGACATGGAACGCGTCAACGCGATGATCCTGTCGCGCACCGGCTCCGAGGTCACGATGATCCCGGAAGTCGCGAACCATCTGATCTCCTCCGGCGGCAAGCGCCTGCGGCCGATGCTGACCTTGGCGACGGCAGCGCTCTGCGGCTATCGCGGCGAGGGCCATGTCAAGCTCGCGGCCAGCGTCGAGTTCATGCACACGGCGACGCTGCTGCATGACGACGTCGTCGACGAGAGCGACATGCGCCGTGGCAAGGCGGCCGCCCGCATGCTCTGGGGCAACGAGGCGAGCGTGCTGGTCGGCGACTTCCTGCTCGGCCAGGCCTTCAAGATGATGGTCGAGGTCGGCTCGTTGCGGGCGCTCGACATCCTCTCGACCGCCGCGGCCGTCATCGCCGAGGGCGAGGTGATGCAGCTCGCCGCCGCCAAGAACACCGAGACGACCGAGGACGAATACCTCGCCGTGATCCGCGGCAAGACCGCCGAGCTCTTCGCCGCGGCCTGCGAGGTCGGGCCGGTGATCGCCGGCTCGTCCAAGGGCGAAGCCGCTGCCTGCCGCAGCTACGGGCTCAATCTCGGCATCGCCTTCCAGCTCGTCGACGACGCGCTCGACTATGGCGGCTCCGCGGGCCAGCTCGGCAAGAACGTCGGCGACGACTTCCGCGAGGGCAAGATCACGCTGCCGGTGGTGCTGTCCTTCCGCCGCGGCAATGAGGAGGAGCGCGCCTTCTGGCGTCGCACCCTGCAGGAGGGGCAGGTCCGCGAGAGCGATCTCGCTGATGCGCAGGCCCTGATGCGCAAGCACAGTGCGCTGGCCGACACGATCGAGCGCGCCCGCCACTACGCCAAGATGGCGAAGGACGCGCTCGGCCTTTACCCGTCATCACCGATGAAGCAAGCGCTCAACGACGCCGTCGATTTCTGCGTGGCGCGAGCGCACTGA
- a CDS encoding DUF2007 domain-containing protein, whose product MHELVRSNDLVLLGAIEALLASANLDCLIADQHISSLEGMIGAFPRRLLVREQDSKRARALLVEAGYGGELRHEQP is encoded by the coding sequence ATGCACGAACTCGTCCGCTCCAATGATCTCGTCCTGCTCGGCGCCATCGAGGCGCTGCTGGCCTCGGCCAATCTCGACTGCCTGATCGCCGACCAGCACATCAGCTCGCTCGAAGGCATGATCGGCGCCTTTCCGCGGCGCCTGCTGGTGCGCGAGCAGGACAGCAAGCGCGCCCGCGCCTTGCTGGTCGAAGCCGGCTATGGCGGCGAATTGCGCCATGAACAACCCTGA
- a CDS encoding methyltransferase: MNNPENSAEAPGLGEIGEDRLLGGRLCLLQPVKGHRAGSDAVLLAAAIPELDAGPLADFGAGVGTVGLAVALRQPGLEVVLVERDPELAALAARNAGLNNLGGRVRVAVGTIGERNSDLAREGLAVASMAWVAMNPPFFEASEVRASPVANRRAAHVAGQSLDDWLKTARHLLKPGGGVSIIHRAEALGAILTGLETGFGAIEIRPIHGQAERPAIRVIVSGRLGSKKPAALLPALVLNGADGRFSAFSEALHRGEAVLA, translated from the coding sequence ATGAACAACCCTGAGAATAGCGCTGAGGCACCCGGTCTCGGTGAGATCGGCGAGGATCGGCTGCTCGGCGGGCGCCTGTGCCTGCTGCAGCCGGTGAAAGGTCATCGCGCCGGCTCGGATGCCGTGCTGCTGGCCGCCGCGATTCCGGAGCTGGATGCAGGACCGCTCGCCGATTTCGGCGCTGGCGTCGGCACGGTCGGGCTCGCCGTCGCGCTACGCCAGCCGGGGTTGGAGGTCGTTCTGGTCGAGCGCGATCCGGAGCTTGCGGCGCTCGCGGCTCGCAATGCCGGGCTCAATAACCTGGGCGGCCGGGTGCGCGTCGCGGTCGGGACGATTGGTGAGCGCAACAGCGATCTTGCCCGTGAGGGGCTGGCGGTAGCATCCATGGCCTGGGTAGCGATGAATCCGCCCTTTTTCGAAGCAAGCGAGGTCCGCGCCTCGCCAGTTGCCAATCGCCGTGCGGCGCATGTCGCCGGACAATCCCTGGACGACTGGCTGAAGACGGCGCGCCATCTGCTGAAGCCGGGCGGCGGCGTCAGCATCATCCACCGCGCCGAAGCTCTGGGAGCGATTCTCACTGGGCTGGAGACGGGTTTCGGCGCGATCGAAATCCGCCCGATCCATGGGCAGGCCGAGCGGCCGGCAATCCGGGTGATCGTCTCGGGCCGCCTCGGCAGCAAAAAGCCGGCAGCGTTGCTGCCGGCTTTGGTTCTCAACGGCGCGGATGGGCGCTTCAGCGCCTTCAGCGAGGCGCTCCATCGTGGCGAGGCCGTGCTCGCCTAG
- a CDS encoding glycine--tRNA ligase subunit alpha, which translates to MNPTRSFQGLLLTLQRFWAERGCVILQPYDMEVGAGTFHPATTLRALGPKPWKAAYVQPSRRPKDGRYGENPNRLQHYYQFQVILKPSPPDLQQLYLDSLKAIGVDLALHDVRFVEDDWESPTLGAWGLGWECWCDGMEVSQFTYFQQVAGVECAPVAGELTYGLERLAMYVQGVENVYDLNFNGLEGEDRVSYGDVFLQAEQEFSRHNFEYANTETLFRHFSDAEAECKALLAAGDAREDANSAQHKLALPAYDQCIKASHVFNLLDARGVISVTERQSYILRVRELAKACGAAWLKTAGGGAN; encoded by the coding sequence TTGAACCCGACCCGTTCCTTCCAGGGGCTGCTGCTGACCTTGCAGCGCTTCTGGGCCGAGCGCGGCTGCGTCATCCTCCAGCCCTACGACATGGAAGTCGGCGCCGGTACCTTCCACCCGGCGACGACGCTGCGCGCGCTCGGGCCCAAGCCCTGGAAGGCGGCCTATGTCCAGCCCTCGCGCCGGCCCAAGGATGGCCGCTATGGCGAGAACCCGAACCGGCTGCAGCACTATTACCAGTTCCAGGTGATCCTGAAGCCGTCGCCGCCGGACCTGCAGCAGCTCTATCTCGACTCGCTCAAGGCGATCGGCGTCGATCTGGCCCTGCACGATGTCCGCTTCGTCGAGGACGATTGGGAGAGCCCGACGCTCGGTGCCTGGGGCCTTGGCTGGGAGTGCTGGTGCGACGGCATGGAAGTCAGCCAGTTCACCTATTTCCAGCAGGTGGCTGGCGTCGAATGCGCGCCTGTCGCGGGTGAATTGACCTATGGGCTCGAGCGCCTCGCCATGTATGTCCAGGGCGTCGAGAACGTCTACGATCTCAACTTCAACGGCCTCGAAGGTGAGGACCGCGTCTCCTATGGCGACGTCTTCCTGCAGGCCGAGCAGGAGTTTTCGCGGCATAATTTCGAGTACGCGAACACCGAGACGCTGTTCCGCCACTTCAGCGATGCCGAGGCCGAGTGCAAGGCGCTGCTCGCCGCCGGCGACGCGAGGGAGGACGCCAATTCCGCCCAGCACAAGCTGGCCTTGCCGGCCTATGACCAGTGCATCAAGGCGAGCCATGTCTTCAACCTGCTCGATGCACGCGGCGTGATCTCGGTCACCGAGCGCCAGAGCTACATCCTGCGCGTGCGCGAGCTCGCCAAGGCCTGCGGCGCCGCCTGGCTGAAGACCGCCGGCGGGGGAGCGAACTGA
- the glyS gene encoding glycine--tRNA ligase subunit beta, producing MPDLLLELFSEEIPARMQRKAADDLKKLVTDALVERGLTYEGAKAFATPRRLALTIAGLPVRGRDFREERKGPRVGAPEAAVQGFLKAAGLASLDQATIVSDPKKGDSYVAVIEKPGQETVAAIAEIVPAVIRAFPWPKSMRWGMASAESGSLRWVRPLHSILCTFGAETEDPEVVPFEVDGIKSGNVTYGHRFHAPGPITVKRFDDYVPSLERAKVVLDADRRKEIILADARNLAFAAGLELVEDEGLLEEVAGLVEWPVVLMGDFEERFLEIPGEAIRATIRANQKCFVLRDPNSGELANRFIPVSNLMASDGGLAITAGNGRVVRARLSDAAYFWQTDRGPLPDLDTLKESADKLGLDLAKPLDQRMAKLDKLGVVFHAKLGTQGERVQRIAALAKELAPIVGADPALAERAARLAKADLPTEMVGEFPELQGLMGRKYAELQDEHASVAAAIEEHYKPLGPSDRVPSDRVSVAVALADKLDTLVGFWAIDEKPTGSKDPYALRRAALGVIRLVVENGVRLQLGPILKSATVPQVHRLALEFFVPISEAISSAALAVGNADAAERILASLDQVDDSAAKQATLERMNNVLSDLLSFFHDRLKVMLRDQGARHDLVDAVLGEGASANDDLLLITRRVAALGRFLDTEDGRNLLAGYRRAANILKAEEKKDGEGAFAGKADLQLIADAGLIEEKALAVALAQATPKAEAAVAAEDYEGAMAALAELRPAVDAFFDKVTVNDPDPALRANRLKLLNQLREATRAVADFGRIAG from the coding sequence ATGCCTGATCTCCTGCTCGAACTCTTTTCGGAAGAGATCCCGGCCCGCATGCAGCGCAAGGCGGCGGACGACCTGAAGAAGCTCGTCACCGATGCGCTGGTCGAGCGCGGCCTGACCTATGAAGGCGCCAAGGCCTTCGCGACGCCGCGCCGCCTCGCGCTCACCATCGCCGGCCTGCCGGTGCGCGGCCGCGATTTCCGCGAGGAGCGGAAAGGGCCGCGCGTCGGCGCGCCCGAGGCTGCGGTGCAGGGCTTCCTCAAGGCTGCGGGACTGGCCTCGCTCGACCAGGCAACGATCGTCAGCGACCCCAAGAAGGGCGACTCTTATGTCGCCGTGATCGAGAAGCCGGGGCAGGAGACGGTCGCGGCCATCGCCGAGATCGTGCCGGCGGTCATCCGCGCCTTCCCCTGGCCGAAATCGATGCGCTGGGGCATGGCTTCGGCAGAGAGCGGTTCGCTGCGCTGGGTCCGCCCGCTGCACTCGATCCTCTGTACCTTCGGCGCCGAGACCGAGGATCCGGAGGTCGTGCCCTTCGAGGTCGACGGCATCAAATCCGGCAACGTCACCTATGGCCATCGCTTCCATGCGCCCGGCCCGATCACGGTCAAGCGCTTCGACGACTATGTCCCGAGCCTGGAGCGGGCCAAGGTGGTGCTCGACGCCGATCGCCGCAAGGAGATCATTCTCGCCGACGCCAGGAATCTCGCTTTCGCCGCGGGGCTGGAACTGGTCGAGGACGAGGGGCTGCTGGAGGAGGTCGCCGGCCTCGTCGAATGGCCGGTCGTGCTGATGGGCGATTTCGAGGAGCGCTTCCTCGAAATCCCCGGCGAAGCGATCCGCGCCACCATCCGCGCCAACCAGAAATGCTTCGTGCTGCGCGATCCCAATAGCGGCGAACTCGCCAACCGCTTCATCCCGGTCTCGAACCTGATGGCCAGCGATGGCGGCCTGGCGATCACCGCCGGCAATGGCCGCGTGGTGCGGGCGCGCCTCTCTGACGCCGCCTATTTCTGGCAGACCGATCGCGGTCCGCTGCCCGATCTCGACACGTTGAAGGAGAGCGCCGACAAGCTTGGGCTCGATCTCGCCAAGCCGCTCGACCAGCGCATGGCGAAACTCGACAAGCTCGGCGTCGTCTTCCACGCCAAGCTCGGCACGCAAGGCGAGCGCGTCCAGCGCATCGCCGCGCTGGCGAAGGAACTCGCCCCGATCGTCGGCGCCGATCCGGCGCTGGCCGAGCGCGCCGCCAGGCTCGCCAAGGCCGACCTACCGACCGAGATGGTCGGCGAGTTTCCCGAGCTTCAGGGGCTGATGGGGCGGAAATACGCCGAGTTGCAGGACGAGCACGCCTCGGTCGCAGCGGCCATTGAGGAGCACTACAAGCCGCTCGGCCCCTCCGACCGCGTCCCGAGCGATCGTGTCTCAGTCGCAGTGGCGCTCGCCGACAAGCTCGACACGCTGGTCGGCTTCTGGGCGATCGACGAGAAGCCGACCGGGAGCAAGGACCCCTATGCGCTGCGCCGCGCGGCGCTGGGCGTGATCCGGCTGGTGGTGGAAAATGGGGTGCGGTTGCAGCTTGGACCTATCTTGAAGTCTGCGACTGTCCCGCAAGTTCATCGACTGGCGTTAGAGTTTTTTGTGCCGATCAGCGAAGCGATTTCCAGCGCAGCGCTTGCTGTCGGGAATGCGGATGCTGCAGAGCGAATTCTTGCATCGCTCGATCAGGTGGATGACTCGGCAGCTAAACAAGCAACTCTGGAGAGAATGAATAATGTTCTCTCTGACCTCCTCTCCTTCTTCCACGATCGCCTGAAGGTGATGCTGCGTGATCAGGGCGCGCGGCATGATCTGGTCGATGCGGTGCTGGGCGAGGGCGCGTCGGCCAATGACGACCTCTTGCTCATAACCCGTCGTGTCGCCGCGCTCGGCCGCTTCCTTGACACCGAAGACGGCAGGAACCTGCTCGCCGGCTATCGCCGTGCCGCCAACATCCTCAAGGCCGAGGAGAAGAAGGACGGCGAGGGCGCCTTTGCCGGCAAGGCCGATCTCCAGCTCATCGCCGATGCCGGGCTGATCGAGGAGAAGGCGCTCGCGGTCGCGCTCGCCCAGGCGACGCCGAAGGCGGAAGCCGCGGTCGCTGCCGAGGACTATGAGGGCGCCATGGCGGCTCTCGCCGAGCTCCGGCCGGCGGTCGACGCCTTCTTCGACAAGGTCACGGTCAACGATCCCGATCCGGCCCTGCGCGCCAACCGCCTCAAGCTCTTGAACCAGCTGCGCGAGGCGACCCGCGCCGTGGCGGATTTCGGGCGGATCGCAGGGTAA
- a CDS encoding Thivi_2564 family membrane protein produces the protein MGLLISLLITVLVIVLVLYLVRMLPVDGNVKNIIQIIVIIIGIISLLRYLAVF, from the coding sequence ATGGGCCTTTTGATTTCGCTCTTGATCACCGTCCTGGTGATCGTGCTTGTGCTTTATCTGGTGCGGATGCTGCCGGTTGACGGCAACGTCAAGAACATCATCCAGATCATCGTCATCATCATCGGCATCATCTCGTTGCTGCGTTATCTCGCAGTGTTCTAG
- a CDS encoding GTP cyclohydrolase II has translation MTSQNRTSHIRLTSHPEPGNASTRFPIQWGAGTPAERGPVIASTTNPADRNVIGAHGGSYSVYRALAISARAMNPAQRPDLTNTHPTSDILPQPQWFDPGRIVSLDPFGHRVAQDFGKWIGEGIDIRPTIAVTKARLNLPEILAAMVGHRLAADGAILHGSGDISVTKIAVDPVWHLPGIAERFATSENELRRTLFEQTGGMYPELVTRPDLKVFLPPIGSITAYVIGEVSAISDPKKTLACRVHDECNGSDVFGSDICTCRPYLVHGIEEAVKEAQNGGVGLIVYNRKEGRALGEVTKFLVYNARKRQEGGDSAATYFERTECVAGVQDARFQQLMPDVLHWLGVKRIDRLMSMSNMKYDAMVESGIEIGERVAIPPELVPPDASVEIEAKKAAGYYSPDGAPGDNALKATVGRDLEKF, from the coding sequence ATGACTTCGCAGAACCGCACCAGCCATATCCGCCTGACCTCGCATCCCGAGCCCGGCAACGCTTCGACCCGTTTCCCGATCCAGTGGGGTGCCGGCACGCCGGCGGAGCGAGGCCCCGTCATCGCCTCGACGACCAATCCGGCCGACCGCAACGTCATCGGCGCCCATGGCGGCTCCTATTCGGTCTATCGCGCGCTCGCCATCTCCGCCCGCGCCATGAATCCGGCACAGCGCCCGGACCTGACCAACACCCATCCGACCTCCGACATCCTGCCGCAGCCGCAATGGTTCGATCCCGGTCGGATCGTCTCGCTCGATCCGTTCGGCCACCGCGTCGCCCAGGATTTCGGCAAGTGGATCGGTGAGGGTATCGACATCCGCCCGACCATCGCGGTCACCAAGGCGCGGCTCAACCTGCCCGAGATCCTCGCCGCCATGGTCGGCCACCGGCTGGCGGCTGATGGCGCCATCCTGCACGGCTCCGGCGACATCAGCGTCACGAAGATCGCGGTCGATCCGGTCTGGCACCTGCCGGGGATAGCCGAGCGCTTCGCCACCAGCGAAAACGAGTTGCGTCGCACGTTGTTCGAGCAGACCGGCGGGATGTATCCGGAGCTGGTGACGCGGCCCGACCTCAAGGTCTTCCTGCCGCCGATCGGCTCGATCACGGCCTATGTCATCGGCGAGGTCTCGGCGATTTCCGATCCGAAGAAGACGCTGGCCTGCCGCGTCCATGACGAGTGCAACGGCTCCGACGTCTTCGGCTCCGATATCTGCACCTGCCGGCCTTATCTCGTGCATGGCATCGAGGAAGCCGTGAAGGAGGCGCAGAACGGCGGCGTCGGCCTGATCGTCTACAACCGCAAGGAGGGCAGGGCGCTCGGTGAGGTCACCAAGTTCCTCGTCTACAATGCCCGCAAGCGCCAGGAAGGCGGCGATTCTGCCGCGACCTATTTCGAGCGCACCGAATGCGTCGCCGGCGTGCAGGATGCCCGCTTCCAGCAATTGATGCCGGACGTGCTGCATTGGCTCGGCGTGAAGCGGATCGACCGGCTGATGTCGATGTCGAACATGAAATACGACGCCATGGTCGAAAGCGGCATCGAGATCGGCGAGCGCGTCGCCATCCCGCCCGAGCTGGTCCCGCCGGACGCCTCGGTCGAGATCGAGGCCAAGAAGGCGGCGGGCTACTATTCGCCGGACGGCGCGCCTGGCGACAATGCACTCAAGGCCACTGTCGGCCGCGACCTTGAAAAGTTCTGA
- a CDS encoding URC4/urg3 family protein: MPDTNPEAVRQLLKPVAVRERAQEMLRLGLEGRLAHFSVHPERLPACAAYVLETIRQNYPALDIPFHARWRHFIIAGMDRWQLLDAKAHFPDARARGRAAYDLAVVSVLLDAGAGADWRYRDAVTGQSIGRSEGLALASLDMFAAGAFSSNPAEPLRVDVAALEHLDVEALAAGFQVSDGNPLIGLGGRAALLNRLGEELEKHGLTRPGDLFDRLVEAAEGRSIRAAYILSQVLEVLGGIWPSRLSYAGIALGDSWKHPLIAPGEVTAGIVPFHKLSQWLSYSLIEPLQWAGIQVVGIDDLTGLPEYRNGGLLLDLGVLELKDSADAARGHEVGSQLVVEWRALTVALLDKIGELVRAELGLSAEQLPLAKVLEGGTWAAGRRIAREKREDGGPPLTIVSDGTVF, from the coding sequence ATGCCTGACACCAATCCCGAAGCCGTCCGCCAATTGCTCAAGCCGGTTGCCGTCCGTGAGCGCGCGCAGGAGATGTTGCGGCTCGGCCTCGAGGGCCGGCTGGCGCATTTCAGCGTCCATCCCGAGCGGCTGCCGGCCTGCGCCGCTTATGTGCTGGAGACGATCCGCCAGAACTATCCGGCGCTCGACATTCCCTTCCATGCCCGCTGGCGCCATTTTATCATCGCCGGCATGGATCGCTGGCAGCTGCTCGATGCGAAGGCGCATTTCCCCGACGCCCGGGCGAGGGGCCGCGCCGCCTATGATCTGGCTGTCGTCAGCGTCCTGCTCGATGCCGGCGCCGGCGCCGACTGGCGCTATCGCGATGCGGTGACCGGCCAGAGCATCGGCCGCTCGGAAGGGCTGGCCTTGGCCTCGCTCGACATGTTCGCCGCCGGAGCCTTCTCCAGCAATCCGGCCGAGCCGCTGCGGGTGGATGTCGCTGCGCTCGAGCATCTCGACGTTGAAGCGCTGGCGGCCGGCTTCCAGGTCTCGGACGGCAATCCGCTCATAGGGCTGGGAGGCCGCGCCGCGCTGCTCAACCGCCTCGGCGAGGAGCTGGAGAAGCATGGGCTGACCCGGCCCGGCGACCTGTTCGACCGGCTGGTCGAGGCGGCCGAGGGCCGTTCGATCCGCGCCGCCTATATCCTCTCGCAGGTGCTCGAGGTGCTCGGCGGCATCTGGCCCTCGCGCCTGAGCTATGCCGGCATCGCACTCGGTGACAGCTGGAAGCACCCATTGATCGCGCCGGGCGAGGTCACGGCCGGCATCGTGCCCTTCCACAAGCTGTCGCAGTGGCTGAGCTATTCGCTGATCGAGCCGCTGCAATGGGCCGGTATCCAGGTCGTCGGCATCGACGATCTCACCGGCCTGCCGGAATACCGCAATGGCGGGCTTCTGCTCGATCTCGGCGTGCTCGAACTGAAGGACTCTGCCGATGCGGCGCGTGGCCATGAGGTCGGCTCGCAACTGGTCGTGGAGTGGCGGGCGCTGACGGTTGCGCTGCTCGACAAGATCGGCGAACTGGTGCGGGCCGAGCTTGGGCTGAGCGCCGAGCAGTTGCCGCTGGCCAAGGTGCTGGAGGGCGGCACCTGGGCCGCCGGCCGCCGCATCGCCCGCGAGAAGCGCGAGGATGGCGGTCCGCCCTTGACCATCGTCAGCGACGGCACGGTATTCTAA
- the upp gene encoding uracil phosphoribosyltransferase, with product MATSANGVTVVDHPLVQHKLTLMREKDRSTKSFRQLLNEIGMLLCYEVTRDLPTEMIEIETPLQKSMQPVISGKKLVFAPILRAGVGFLDGMLELVPAARVAHIGLYRDPQTLQAVEYYFKAPSDIADRMIVVMDPMLATANSAVAAVDRLKERGAKDLRFVCLLAAPEGIARMRDSHPDVRIWTAAIDERLNDHGYIVPGLGDAGDRMFGTR from the coding sequence ATGGCCACGAGCGCTAACGGCGTCACCGTCGTCGACCACCCGCTGGTGCAGCACAAGCTGACGCTGATGCGCGAGAAGGACCGCTCGACCAAGAGCTTCCGCCAGCTCTTGAACGAGATCGGCATGCTGCTCTGCTACGAGGTCACGCGCGACCTGCCGACCGAGATGATCGAGATCGAGACGCCGCTGCAGAAATCGATGCAGCCTGTCATCTCCGGCAAGAAGCTGGTCTTCGCGCCGATCCTGCGCGCCGGTGTCGGCTTCCTCGACGGCATGCTCGAGCTCGTTCCCGCCGCTCGCGTCGCCCATATCGGCCTCTATCGCGATCCGCAGACGCTGCAGGCGGTCGAGTATTATTTCAAGGCGCCCTCCGATATCGCCGACCGCATGATCGTGGTGATGGACCCGATGCTGGCGACGGCGAACTCGGCGGTGGCGGCGGTCGACCGGCTGAAGGAGCGCGGCGCTAAGGATCTGCGCTTCGTCTGCCTGCTTGCGGCGCCGGAAGGCATTGCCCGCATGCGCGATTCCCATCCGGATGTGCGCATCTGGACGGCGGCGATCGACGAGCGCCTCAACGATCACGGTTACATCGTCCCCGGCCTCGGCGACGCCGGCGACCGGATGTTCGGCACGCGTTGA
- a CDS encoding antitoxin Xre/MbcA/ParS toxin-binding domain-containing protein — protein sequence MVALTALDVVGGQAALGRPAVSSRDLIAAVRHGFPVRTIEHVIESGRMTLAEIDELVLPRKTLSHRRKIGTLTTEQSDRLMRAARVIAEAEVTFGSQGKAAAWLRRPTTALDGEKPLALLDTGEGAAQVEALLGRIAHGIAA from the coding sequence ATGGTTGCCCTGACTGCATTGGATGTCGTCGGCGGCCAGGCGGCGCTGGGACGCCCCGCGGTCAGCAGCCGCGACCTCATCGCTGCCGTACGGCATGGTTTTCCGGTGCGGACGATTGAGCACGTGATCGAGAGCGGCCGGATGACTCTGGCCGAGATCGACGAGCTCGTGCTGCCGCGCAAGACCTTGAGCCACCGCCGTAAGATCGGAACGTTGACGACCGAACAGTCCGACCGGCTGATGCGCGCCGCGCGTGTCATCGCGGAAGCCGAAGTCACGTTCGGTTCGCAAGGCAAGGCGGCCGCCTGGCTGCGTCGGCCGACTACGGCGCTCGATGGTGAGAAGCCGCTGGCCCTGCTCGATACGGGGGAAGGCGCGGCTCAGGTCGAAGCGTTGCTCGGCAGGATCGCCCACGGCATCGCTGCTTGA
- a CDS encoding RES family NAD+ phosphorylase translates to MRVWRVARAPFADLSGEGARLYGGRWNSPGRPVVYAAENPALAILEVRVHLDLAPELIPDDYVLIEIETGAASISEGEMVEEPRSLGDTWLAAGESALLRVPSFIAPRSANVLINPRHRDAPAIAIVGTQPFDFDRRLWLPLAR, encoded by the coding sequence ATGCGGGTCTGGCGCGTTGCTCGCGCGCCTTTCGCCGACCTGAGCGGCGAGGGGGCGCGGCTCTACGGTGGGCGCTGGAATTCGCCGGGGCGTCCCGTCGTCTATGCGGCTGAGAACCCGGCACTCGCCATCCTCGAGGTGCGCGTCCATCTCGATCTCGCGCCTGAACTGATCCCGGACGATTATGTGCTGATCGAGATCGAGACCGGGGCAGCGTCGATTAGCGAGGGCGAGATGGTGGAGGAACCGAGATCGCTCGGCGATACCTGGCTGGCCGCGGGCGAGAGCGCGCTTCTCAGGGTGCCGTCTTTCATCGCGCCGCGCAGCGCCAATGTCCTGATCAATCCGCGTCATCGTGATGCCCCAGCGATCGCGATCGTCGGGACCCAGCCCTTCGATTTCGACAGGCGGCTCTGGCTGCCGCTGGCTCGCTGA
- a CDS encoding DUF1236 domain-containing protein → MFKKLALVTALAIVPAAAFAQNPDGAQGGAASGIVGGATAGAVGGAVVGGPVGAVVGGVGGAVVGGFTGAVIGDNAPRFRTYVVEQRVPSYAYAEPVAVGTVLPQQGVVYREVPAEFGERASGYRYTVVNNRAVLVEPQTRRVVQIIE, encoded by the coding sequence ATGTTCAAGAAGCTTGCTCTCGTCACCGCCCTCGCCATCGTCCCGGCGGCGGCTTTCGCCCAGAATCCGGACGGCGCCCAGGGCGGCGCGGCCAGTGGCATCGTCGGCGGCGCGACCGCGGGTGCTGTCGGCGGCGCCGTGGTCGGCGGCCCGGTCGGCGCAGTCGTCGGCGGCGTCGGTGGCGCTGTGGTCGGCGGCTTCACTGGTGCGGTGATCGGCGACAATGCCCCGCGCTTCCGCACCTATGTGGTCGAGCAGCGCGTCCCGTCCTACGCCTATGCCGAGCCGGTAGCGGTCGGCACCGTTCTGCCGCAGCAGGGCGTGGTCTATCGCGAGGTGCCGGCCGAGTTCGGCGAGCGCGCCAGCGGCTATCGCTACACGGTGGTGAACAACCGCGCCGTGCTGGTCGAGCCGCAGACCCGCCGTGTGGTGCAGATCATCGAATGA
- a CDS encoding ureidoglycolate lyase: MRRITLPVSPISAEAFAPYGRVLRPADGRDTGREGYDIWIQPFAAESRPRLQIVRYHARPFVVALIERHLHVTEARQPLGGPSAIIVVAEPSDTPPAPETLRAFRLDGEGVLFHRGTWHAIDAYPEHGSHADFLFLSEEATVNELFDNPGRTPQRTQVHDFRAAGIELVIDANALFEQGNP, from the coding sequence ATGCGCCGCATCACCTTGCCCGTCTCGCCGATCTCAGCCGAAGCCTTCGCTCCCTATGGCCGCGTGCTCCGTCCCGCTGACGGACGCGATACCGGCCGCGAAGGCTATGACATCTGGATCCAGCCCTTCGCCGCCGAAAGCCGGCCTCGGCTGCAGATCGTGCGCTATCATGCGCGCCCCTTCGTGGTCGCCCTGATCGAGCGGCATCTGCATGTCACCGAGGCGCGCCAGCCGCTCGGCGGGCCGTCCGCCATCATCGTGGTCGCCGAGCCCTCCGACACCCCGCCGGCGCCCGAGACGCTGCGTGCCTTCCGGCTCGACGGCGAAGGTGTGCTGTTCCATCGCGGCACCTGGCACGCGATCGACGCCTATCCAGAGCACGGCAGCCACGCCGACTTCCTGTTCCTGTCGGAGGAAGCGACCGTGAACGAGCTGTTCGACAATCCCGGTCGCACGCCCCAGCGCACCCAGGTTCACGATTTCCGTGCCGCCGGGATCGAGCTCGTGATCGACGCCAACGCCTTGTTCGAGCAGGGAAACCCCTAG